From Varibaculum massiliense, a single genomic window includes:
- the lgt gene encoding prolipoprotein diacylglyceryl transferase, with protein sequence MNPFFIPSPSQGVWYLGPIPLRAYAFAILLGIFLACLWASRRYKQRGGNPDVIVDLALWVIPFGIIGARIYHVLSKWQDYFGPTGDPKEIPLIWHGGLAIWGGVFAATITACLVLRHRKLKIAPVADAIAPAILVGQIFGRIGNYFNQELFGGPSTLPWALQIDLQHRPLGFEEYATFHPTFLYEMLWNLAAIAVLLWIERRFHPRGGMMMGFYLCAYSLGRFWIENLRIDQANQFLGLRINAWTSLLVFALGILIAVWCYRQNFPRLQVAPDKEEKPEEDGAAKSISQ encoded by the coding sequence ATGAACCCGTTTTTTATTCCCTCTCCCTCCCAGGGTGTCTGGTATTTAGGTCCGATTCCCCTACGGGCTTATGCTTTTGCGATTCTCCTTGGTATTTTCTTGGCATGCCTGTGGGCTTCCCGGCGCTATAAGCAGCGAGGCGGCAACCCGGATGTAATAGTGGATTTGGCGCTTTGGGTGATTCCCTTTGGGATTATCGGAGCCCGCATCTACCACGTTTTAAGCAAATGGCAAGATTATTTTGGTCCCACCGGTGACCCTAAAGAGATTCCTTTAATCTGGCATGGCGGTCTGGCTATCTGGGGAGGGGTATTTGCGGCTACCATCACCGCTTGCCTGGTGCTTCGTCACCGGAAACTAAAAATCGCGCCGGTAGCGGATGCGATAGCGCCTGCCATTTTGGTGGGACAAATTTTTGGTCGGATTGGAAACTACTTTAACCAAGAACTTTTCGGTGGTCCTTCTACCTTGCCTTGGGCTTTGCAGATTGACTTACAACATCGCCCGCTTGGCTTTGAAGAATACGCGACATTTCACCCAACTTTCCTCTACGAAATGCTCTGGAATCTGGCGGCGATTGCGGTGCTTTTATGGATTGAGCGGCGTTTTCATCCCCGGGGAGGGATGATGATGGGTTTCTACCTTTGCGCCTATAGCCTGGGGCGTTTTTGGATAGAGAATCTCCGGATTGACCAGGCAAATCAGTTCTTGGGGCTAAGAATAAATGCTTGGACCTCGCTGTTGGTGTTTGCCTTAGGGATTCTGATTGCCGTGTGGTGCTATAGGCAAAACTTCCCTCGCCTGCAGGTGGCTCCAGATAAAGAGGAAAAGCCGGAGGAGGATGGCGCCGCTAAGTCAATCTCACAGTAG
- the trpC gene encoding indole-3-glycerol phosphate synthase TrpC, translated as MNALERLLAGVRQEVARRESEISLAEIKKLASQRPHPQDGVQALRTEGAVSVIAEIKRATPGGGFLREVPDVAALARAYEAGGASVISVSTEKNFFCGSIEDLRQVRAAVAVPVLYKDFVITPYQVHEARALGADLILILQTSAEPTVVTSLVERAHSLGMTAIVEVHSRLEAFRALEAGAQVIGVNAQDLRTLDFNMDTFAQIVDVIPEQVVAVAESGVAGPHDVFNYAQQGADAVLIGSALVMSNNPQSLVAEMVAAGAHPALATSRKSRVTREKKHD; from the coding sequence ATGAACGCTTTGGAACGTTTGCTTGCCGGCGTGCGCCAAGAGGTGGCTCGGCGCGAATCTGAGATTAGCCTCGCCGAGATAAAAAAGTTAGCATCCCAGCGTCCTCACCCTCAAGATGGGGTTCAGGCGCTACGCACTGAGGGCGCAGTTTCGGTAATTGCGGAAATAAAACGGGCTACTCCCGGCGGAGGATTCTTGCGGGAAGTACCAGATGTGGCGGCACTAGCGCGTGCCTACGAGGCAGGGGGAGCCTCAGTGATCTCGGTGTCTACCGAAAAGAATTTCTTTTGTGGTTCTATTGAGGATTTACGGCAGGTGCGGGCGGCGGTAGCAGTCCCGGTTCTTTATAAGGACTTCGTGATTACCCCCTACCAGGTACATGAAGCCCGAGCGTTAGGTGCTGACCTAATCTTGATTCTGCAAACTTCCGCGGAGCCTACAGTAGTAACTTCCCTAGTAGAGAGGGCACATTCCCTGGGGATGACGGCGATAGTCGAGGTTCATTCCCGCCTAGAGGCCTTCCGGGCTCTGGAAGCCGGAGCCCAGGTTATCGGAGTAAATGCCCAAGACCTGCGCACTCTTGATTTTAATATGGATACTTTCGCGCAAATAGTGGATGTGATTCCCGAGCAAGTAGTGGCCGTGGCCGAATCTGGGGTAGCCGGCCCGCACGATGTTTTTAACTATGCCCAGCAAGGCGCGGATGCAGTCCTAATCGGTTCGGCTTTGGTAATGTCAAATAATCCGCAATCCTTGGTGGCTGAAATGGTGGCGGCCGGGGCGCATCCGGCGCTAGCTACTTCCCGCAAGTCGCGGGTAACTCGAGAAAAGAAACACGACTAG
- the hisI gene encoding phosphoribosyl-AMP cyclohydrolase yields the protein MNEQTLDPQVASRLKRDAAGLVCAVIQDWQSGQVLMVGYMNDEALRRTLSTGRVTFWSRSRSQYWRKGDTSGHAQYVKQVQIDCDGDALLIQVDQVGAACHTGRRSCFEAGGGLPALVGERSNSS from the coding sequence GTGAATGAACAAACTTTAGATCCGCAGGTAGCTAGCCGTTTGAAACGCGATGCGGCAGGGCTGGTTTGTGCGGTAATCCAGGACTGGCAAAGCGGGCAAGTCTTAATGGTTGGTTATATGAATGACGAGGCGCTGCGGCGCACCTTAAGTACTGGTCGGGTCACTTTCTGGTCGCGTTCACGCTCCCAGTACTGGCGCAAGGGCGACACCTCGGGACACGCGCAATATGTAAAGCAGGTGCAGATTGATTGCGATGGGGACGCCCTCCTAATCCAAGTTGACCAGGTGGGCGCGGCTTGTCACACCGGGCGCCGCAGCTGCTTTGAAGCCGGCGGGGGGCTGCCTGCCCTAGTGGGGGAACGTTCAAATAGTAGCTAG
- the hisF gene encoding imidazole glycerol phosphate synthase subunit HisF gives MAVAIRVIPCLDVDQGRVVKGVNFQNLRDAGDPVELAERYSEESADEITFLDVSASKEGRATMVQTVQRCAERVFVPLTVGGGVRSVTDVEQLLGAGADKVGVNTAAIADPDLIDRIAKRFGNQVLVISVDARRCPAGVETPSGFEVTTHGGTRSTGIDALEWCREVTTRGAGEILLNSMDADGVKTGFDLEMLAQVRSQVAVPLIASGGAGKVEHFVQAVRAGADAVLAASVFHFGEIAISQVKAGLKEAGFEVR, from the coding sequence ATGGCGGTAGCGATAAGGGTGATTCCTTGCCTAGATGTTGATCAGGGACGCGTGGTTAAGGGCGTGAACTTCCAGAACCTGCGAGATGCTGGCGACCCGGTGGAGCTGGCAGAACGCTATAGCGAGGAAAGCGCCGACGAAATTACCTTCCTGGATGTTTCGGCTTCTAAAGAGGGGCGTGCCACTATGGTACAAACCGTGCAGCGCTGTGCCGAGCGAGTATTTGTGCCGCTCACCGTAGGTGGTGGGGTGCGTTCAGTGACCGACGTTGAACAGCTATTGGGGGCAGGTGCCGACAAGGTAGGGGTTAATACTGCCGCGATTGCTGACCCGGATCTAATCGACCGGATAGCTAAGCGTTTCGGCAATCAAGTGTTAGTAATCTCCGTAGATGCCCGCCGCTGCCCTGCCGGAGTGGAAACTCCCAGTGGATTTGAAGTCACTACCCACGGAGGAACCCGCTCTACCGGTATTGACGCCTTGGAGTGGTGCCGGGAAGTAACTACCCGGGGAGCAGGGGAAATCCTTTTAAACTCTATGGATGCCGACGGAGTGAAAACTGGTTTTGACCTGGAAATGTTAGCGCAGGTGCGCTCGCAGGTGGCGGTGCCTTTGATTGCCTCTGGGGGAGCCGGCAAAGTTGAACATTTTGTGCAGGCAGTGCGAGCCGGGGCAGATGCAGTGCTAGCAGCCAGCGTCTTCCACTTCGGGGAGATTGCAATTTCGCAGGTAAAAGCGGGGCTAAAAGAAGCGGGGTTTGAAGTTCGGTGA
- the pafA gene encoding Pup--protein ligase, with protein MRRIFGIETEYGIICAAPQGRPPIDAEQAARRLFNPVVNRHRSSNVFLGNGGRLYLDVGSHPEYATAECDCLTDLLAQDIAGQEIFSDLVTTTNQQLAADGINGQIHLFKNNRDSQGNSCGCHENYLLHRSADFMGMADALIAFFITRQILVGAGLIDEEGGYHFSQRADKMYDPISAATTRARPIINTRDEPLADSSEYRRMHVIVGDSNICEATTALKVGMTIALLDAIDCSLNLDDLAIADPMSAIREINADLSGRAPLKLKAGGYLDAVEIQNRIYQRVMNTLSDAGELEATRERIKVGDFDPLELWERTLQCFQEEDFGAVNTEIDWVIKKNLLEQTAKRHQVPMNSAVISRLDLAYHDITAAGLAPALKRAGLMRQLLTREEIATAKTYPPCTTRANIRGKVLREAERLRRDVSVDWLHVRIDESKMPTVMLGDPFASEGEILDKLLLELQERA; from the coding sequence TTGCGGAGGATCTTCGGGATAGAAACCGAGTATGGCATTATTTGTGCTGCCCCTCAGGGGCGTCCCCCCATCGATGCGGAACAGGCTGCTCGCCGCCTCTTTAACCCGGTAGTTAACCGTCATCGTTCCTCCAATGTATTTTTAGGTAACGGAGGACGCCTTTACCTGGATGTGGGGTCACATCCGGAATATGCGACTGCCGAATGTGACTGCTTAACGGATTTGCTGGCGCAAGACATAGCGGGACAAGAAATTTTTTCCGACCTGGTAACCACCACTAATCAGCAACTAGCAGCTGATGGTATTAACGGTCAGATTCACCTTTTTAAGAATAATCGTGACTCTCAGGGGAACTCTTGCGGGTGCCACGAAAACTATCTGCTGCATCGCTCCGCCGATTTTATGGGAATGGCAGATGCGCTAATCGCCTTCTTTATTACCCGCCAAATCCTGGTGGGAGCCGGGCTAATCGATGAAGAGGGGGGATACCATTTTTCCCAGCGCGCCGATAAAATGTATGATCCGATTTCGGCGGCCACTACCCGGGCGCGTCCCATTATCAACACTCGTGATGAACCGCTCGCGGACTCTAGCGAATATCGCCGGATGCACGTAATCGTAGGGGACTCTAATATCTGCGAAGCCACTACCGCCCTAAAAGTGGGGATGACGATTGCTTTACTGGATGCGATTGACTGTTCACTTAACTTGGATGACCTGGCAATTGCTGACCCGATGAGCGCGATTCGAGAAATTAACGCGGATTTATCGGGGCGGGCTCCCTTAAAGCTCAAGGCGGGAGGTTATCTAGACGCGGTAGAGATTCAAAACCGTATCTACCAGCGGGTTATGAACACTCTAAGTGATGCCGGGGAGTTGGAAGCTACCCGGGAACGGATAAAAGTAGGCGATTTTGACCCCTTAGAACTGTGGGAGCGGACCCTGCAATGTTTCCAGGAAGAAGACTTTGGGGCGGTAAACACCGAGATAGATTGGGTGATTAAGAAGAATCTTCTGGAGCAAACTGCAAAGCGGCACCAGGTTCCTATGAACTCGGCGGTGATTTCGCGTCTTGATTTGGCTTATCACGATATTACTGCGGCTGGTCTAGCCCCGGCGCTGAAGCGGGCGGGACTGATGCGACAATTGCTAACCCGTGAAGAAATAGCAACCGCGAAAACTTATCCTCCCTGCACTACCAGGGCAAATATCCGGGGCAAGGTTTTACGGGAAGCGGAGCGGCTACGCCGAGATGTTTCAGTAGACTGGTTACACGTACGCATTGATGAATCTAAAATGCCAACGGTGATGCTCGGGGATCCTTTTGCAAGTGAGGGCGAAATCCTCGATAAACTGTTGCTCGAACTACAGGAGCGAGCATGA
- a CDS encoding ubiquitin-like protein Pup translates to MNAPGGKNDGLDEAVEAAQAQINAPAIDALLEQIDTVLETDAQAFVEGFVQKGGE, encoded by the coding sequence ATAAATGCCCCCGGCGGGAAGAATGATGGTCTTGACGAGGCGGTAGAAGCTGCGCAGGCACAAATCAACGCTCCCGCGATAGACGCCCTCTTAGAGCAAATCGATACCGTGCTGGAAACCGATGCCCAAGCCTTTGTGGAAGGCTTCGTACAAAAGGGTGGGGAATAA
- the dop gene encoding depupylase/deamidase Dop — MTENAINRPLGTETEFGIIQPGNIYANPVALSTQVVAAYRDQSRPWEAVTWDYEGENPLQDMRGFSLSPREADPSQLTNNPEQLAPAGPGVRAVARPSAQEAALPKPSACVLTNGARLYVDHAHPEYSSPETLDPKQGALYDAAGDLIARRAMQLAAQNGNDIRLFKNNVDGKGAAYGSHENYLLRRDLDFFDLAQNLIPFLVTRPLICGAGRVGIGQRSQKAGFQISQRADYVENDIGLETTFNRPIVNTRDEPHANARKWRRLHIIGGDANRFQYSTYLRLGSTAAYLWFLENANPSELKALEDLRITSDPVEETWAVSHDLSLTHRLETASGALTALEIQKEILLAIEGALEKRGGAEEASATLLADWQQILDSLATDRAQAARKVEWVGKFQLLERMRQRLGCQWDHPKLQALDLQWAALEPGIFESLCAAGMVEQLFTEAEVSQAVSQPPRGGRAWVRGMAVAKLPQVKKGSWESLLLDLGGEKLLRFNLGDPARCASEAEMRALEKGDAAAFARALAKSGDKEKPAKKF, encoded by the coding sequence ATGACCGAAAACGCTATTAATCGTCCCTTAGGAACCGAAACTGAGTTCGGGATTATCCAGCCGGGAAATATCTATGCCAATCCGGTTGCCCTCTCTACTCAGGTAGTGGCTGCCTACCGGGATCAATCGCGCCCCTGGGAGGCAGTTACTTGGGATTATGAGGGCGAAAATCCCCTGCAGGATATGCGAGGATTTTCCCTCAGCCCCCGCGAGGCTGACCCCTCGCAGCTAACCAATAATCCCGAGCAACTGGCACCTGCAGGTCCCGGAGTGCGCGCGGTTGCCCGCCCCAGCGCCCAAGAAGCTGCGCTGCCCAAGCCGAGCGCCTGCGTACTGACTAACGGCGCACGCCTTTATGTGGATCATGCCCACCCGGAATACTCTTCCCCGGAAACTTTGGATCCCAAGCAGGGGGCGCTCTATGACGCGGCCGGAGACTTGATTGCTCGCCGCGCAATGCAACTAGCTGCCCAAAACGGTAATGACATTCGGCTTTTTAAGAACAATGTAGACGGTAAAGGCGCCGCCTACGGCAGCCACGAAAACTATCTTTTGCGCCGCGACCTAGACTTTTTTGACTTAGCCCAAAACCTGATTCCCTTCCTGGTTACTCGTCCGCTTATCTGCGGAGCCGGGCGGGTAGGTATCGGGCAGCGCTCCCAAAAGGCTGGTTTCCAGATTTCTCAACGCGCCGACTATGTAGAAAATGATATTGGGCTAGAAACTACCTTTAACCGACCTATAGTTAATACCCGCGATGAACCGCACGCCAATGCCCGCAAGTGGCGGCGGCTGCATATTATCGGGGGAGACGCCAACCGTTTCCAATACTCCACCTACCTGCGGTTAGGTAGTACCGCTGCTTACTTGTGGTTCCTGGAAAATGCGAATCCCTCGGAGCTGAAAGCCCTGGAAGACCTGCGAATCACTTCTGATCCGGTAGAGGAAACCTGGGCAGTTTCCCATGACCTATCCCTGACCCATCGCCTGGAAACTGCCTCGGGAGCGCTTACTGCCCTGGAGATTCAAAAGGAAATCCTGCTCGCTATCGAGGGGGCGTTAGAAAAACGTGGGGGAGCAGAGGAAGCCAGTGCCACTTTGCTTGCCGACTGGCAGCAAATCCTCGATTCCTTAGCGACTGACCGCGCGCAGGCGGCTCGCAAAGTAGAGTGGGTAGGAAAATTCCAACTATTAGAGCGAATGCGTCAGCGCCTCGGATGCCAATGGGATCATCCGAAACTGCAAGCCCTGGATTTGCAGTGGGCTGCATTAGAGCCGGGGATTTTTGAAAGTCTGTGCGCAGCCGGAATGGTCGAGCAACTGTTTACCGAGGCAGAAGTATCGCAAGCAGTCTCGCAGCCTCCGCGCGGAGGGCGAGCCTGGGTGCGAGGCATGGCGGTAGCTAAACTTCCCCAGGTCAAGAAAGGATCGTGGGAATCGCTGCTCCTAGACTTAGGGGGCGAAAAACTTTTACGCTTCAACCTGGGGGATCCGGCGCGTTGCGCCAGTGAAGCAGAAATGCGCGCCCTGGAGAAAGGGGACGCCGCCGCTTTTGCCCGCGCCCTTGCCAAAAGCGGAGATAAGGAAAAACCGGCAAAAAAATTCTAG
- the arc gene encoding proteasome ATPase, translating to MPDANEEQLQALKSEVISLKGKNKRLSAALGAAREQVVAIHQQLADLGKPPATVAVIAENPVNAGQVRLFLNGKPMVLRVHPDVKAEHLQVGIEVLVNEEMVVSKILSYPHTGTLAQVGEVMSKGRVLVRLANTDTEIVPLAAPLVGKVQVGDSLLLEARSGIAVQKVQRGEVEQLLAPQIPNVSYKQIGGLEKQIETIRDAVELPFIHPELYRRYGLSAPKGILLYGPPGCGKTLIAKAVATSLGANAQGKSSYFLSIKGPELLSKFVGETERQIRAIFSRARQLASNEHPVVIFFDEMEALFRTRGSGISSDVETMIVPQLLSEIDGVEALSNVIVIGASNREDMIDPAVLRPGRLDVRVRIERPNLEQAGQIFDIHLGNNVPVEIEEETSPAAGREKLREKLVALLAEESPRTQIYEVAYENGKREIVYAHSLLSGAMIASIVERAKKTAIKDSLQNQGKVNGLSFSHVESAAAEEIRETAALGASTDPGEWARTLGVRGTRIVDVRSLQ from the coding sequence ATGCCGGATGCTAATGAAGAGCAGTTGCAGGCGCTGAAAAGCGAAGTTATTTCCTTAAAGGGGAAAAATAAGCGGCTATCAGCAGCTCTGGGGGCAGCTCGCGAACAGGTAGTGGCGATCCACCAACAGCTTGCTGATCTAGGTAAACCCCCCGCCACGGTGGCAGTGATTGCCGAAAATCCAGTTAACGCCGGTCAGGTGCGCCTGTTTTTGAACGGGAAACCGATGGTCTTGCGAGTACACCCGGACGTGAAAGCAGAACATTTACAGGTCGGGATAGAAGTTTTAGTTAATGAGGAAATGGTGGTTTCTAAAATCCTTTCCTATCCCCATACCGGCACCTTGGCGCAGGTAGGAGAGGTGATGTCTAAGGGGCGCGTCCTGGTGCGGCTGGCAAATACCGATACGGAGATCGTTCCGTTAGCGGCTCCCCTGGTTGGAAAAGTGCAGGTAGGGGACTCGCTGTTGCTGGAAGCACGCAGCGGGATTGCAGTGCAAAAAGTCCAAAGAGGAGAGGTCGAGCAGCTGCTCGCTCCCCAAATCCCCAATGTTTCCTATAAACAGATTGGAGGATTGGAAAAGCAGATTGAAACTATCCGAGACGCCGTAGAGCTGCCGTTTATACACCCCGAACTTTATCGGCGCTACGGGCTGAGCGCCCCGAAAGGAATCTTGCTTTATGGCCCGCCCGGCTGCGGAAAAACCCTGATAGCCAAGGCAGTAGCCACTTCCTTAGGGGCAAACGCCCAGGGAAAATCCTCCTATTTCTTGTCAATAAAAGGCCCGGAACTGCTCTCTAAGTTCGTAGGGGAAACCGAGCGGCAAATCCGCGCGATTTTTTCGCGGGCGCGCCAACTCGCTAGCAACGAGCATCCGGTAGTGATTTTCTTTGACGAGATGGAGGCACTGTTCCGTACCCGAGGCTCAGGGATTTCTTCCGATGTGGAAACTATGATTGTTCCCCAGTTGCTCTCCGAGATTGATGGGGTAGAGGCGCTTTCTAATGTAATCGTGATTGGGGCATCTAACCGCGAAGACATGATTGATCCCGCAGTGCTGCGACCGGGGCGCCTGGATGTACGGGTCCGCATTGAGCGACCTAATTTGGAGCAGGCTGGGCAAATTTTTGATATTCACCTGGGAAATAACGTGCCAGTAGAAATCGAGGAGGAAACTTCGCCCGCAGCTGGGCGGGAAAAACTGCGGGAAAAACTGGTGGCTTTGCTTGCGGAGGAATCCCCGCGCACCCAGATTTATGAAGTTGCTTATGAGAACGGTAAACGGGAAATAGTGTATGCGCATTCGCTGCTTTCCGGTGCGATGATTGCTTCCATTGTGGAGCGGGCAAAGAAAACCGCGATTAAAGATTCGCTGCAAAATCAGGGCAAAGTTAATGGTTTAAGTTTTAGTCACGTGGAAAGTGCCGCCGCAGAAGAAATCCGAGAAACCGCGGCTCTGGGAGCTTCCACTGATCCCGGTGAATGGGCGCGAACTCTGGGAGTGAGAGGCACGCGGATAGTGGACGTGCGTAGCCTGCAATAG
- a CDS encoding tRNA (adenine-N1)-methyltransferase has product MTHKEPANAQAQADAGRRGALGRRRGAFRVGDRVQLQGASGDLHTVTITQNGWFNTVKASFALAELLGREEGTLIRSREGREFLAFRPRRLDYTLSMPRGAAIIYPKDAAQILQSADIFAGARVFECGAGSGALTISLLEMIGETGELVSLEEREDFADIAQANVDLWFAQPHPAWQLRRGSLGEINLENIYGNHYFDRAVIDLLDPWSHLDTLYKLLVPGGVLCCYVTTVTQMSTLVEALRSDGRYGFTASEETIQRQWHTEGLALRPEHQMVGHTGFLVTCRTLAPESARPKKLGNATKAAKINGGQWNPENNWEEVQVGQRNPAERKTRRVRRDLVNRAEYWVRGNRSEVSSPPPEPDTSLGAPS; this is encoded by the coding sequence ATGACTCACAAAGAACCAGCAAATGCGCAGGCACAAGCGGACGCGGGCCGAAGGGGTGCCCTCGGGCGCCGGAGGGGAGCCTTTCGGGTAGGTGACCGGGTGCAGCTCCAAGGTGCCTCCGGGGATTTACATACTGTCACTATCACCCAAAATGGTTGGTTTAACACTGTGAAAGCTTCTTTCGCTTTGGCGGAGCTGCTAGGGCGAGAAGAAGGTACCCTGATTCGTTCCCGGGAAGGGCGAGAATTCTTGGCTTTTCGCCCGCGCCGCCTGGACTATACCCTCTCGATGCCCCGAGGTGCCGCCATTATCTACCCGAAGGATGCGGCTCAAATCCTGCAATCTGCCGACATCTTCGCTGGTGCTCGCGTTTTTGAATGTGGAGCGGGTTCTGGGGCGCTCACGATTTCATTATTAGAAATGATCGGGGAAACCGGGGAGTTGGTTTCGCTAGAAGAACGAGAAGACTTCGCCGATATCGCCCAGGCGAACGTGGATTTGTGGTTTGCTCAGCCCCATCCTGCCTGGCAGCTACGCCGCGGCTCCCTCGGGGAAATCAACCTGGAAAATATTTACGGCAACCACTATTTTGATCGCGCTGTCATCGACCTGCTAGACCCTTGGAGCCACCTCGATACCCTCTATAAGCTGCTGGTTCCCGGAGGGGTGCTGTGCTGTTACGTTACTACCGTTACTCAGATGTCTACCCTGGTAGAGGCGCTTAGAAGTGATGGGCGTTATGGGTTTACTGCCAGCGAGGAAACTATCCAAAGACAATGGCATACCGAGGGGTTAGCGCTGCGACCGGAACATCAGATGGTGGGACACACCGGCTTCTTGGTTACTTGCCGCACTTTGGCGCCAGAATCCGCAAGACCGAAAAAACTCGGTAATGCTACTAAAGCGGCGAAAATCAACGGGGGGCAATGGAATCCGGAAAACAACTGGGAAGAGGTACAAGTCGGGCAACGCAACCCTGCGGAGAGGAAGACTCGCCGGGTGCGCCGCGACCTAGTGAACCGCGCCGAATACTGGGTACGTGGTAATAGATCTGAAGTCAGTTCACCCCCGCCTGAGCCCGACACTAGCTTGGGTGCGCCCTCCTAA
- a CDS encoding RecB family exonuclease yields MSSSKRAAALSPSRIGTFRNCPLQFRFQVIDKLPTKESQVRQRGTLVHAALEHLFDLPAPERTFAAASGKMKEAWDKTVSEKPDLLGELFGEDKSAENQFLETARQLLANYFEMENPDRLSPAHREKYLRVTNKNRLNLHGYIDRVDVSPDGLVRIVDYKTGKAPAERYIGPYQFQIRFYALLWYLTHGDLPARLQLLFLKDRQVYTYTPAPADIDATSEEILAVWEQIAAQARSGYFPPRRSPLCNWCDYRAYCPLMEGIAPEISSEGVEQLLTAQADLPD; encoded by the coding sequence ATGAGTTCTTCTAAACGCGCCGCTGCCCTTTCCCCCTCTAGAATCGGTACTTTTCGCAACTGTCCCCTACAGTTCCGTTTCCAGGTAATCGATAAACTCCCCACTAAAGAATCTCAGGTACGTCAGCGAGGAACCCTGGTGCACGCTGCGCTCGAACACCTTTTTGACCTGCCAGCTCCAGAGCGTACCTTTGCTGCCGCTAGCGGCAAAATGAAAGAAGCCTGGGACAAAACAGTTAGCGAAAAACCGGATTTACTAGGCGAGCTTTTCGGGGAAGACAAAAGCGCAGAAAACCAGTTCTTAGAAACAGCTCGCCAGCTGTTGGCTAACTATTTTGAAATGGAAAACCCTGATCGCCTTTCTCCCGCCCACCGGGAAAAATATCTGCGGGTCACTAATAAAAATCGGCTGAACCTGCATGGCTATATTGATCGGGTAGATGTTTCTCCCGATGGCTTGGTACGAATCGTGGATTACAAGACTGGCAAAGCCCCCGCCGAACGCTATATCGGCCCCTACCAGTTCCAGATTCGATTTTATGCCCTGCTGTGGTACCTGACGCATGGGGATCTACCTGCCCGCCTGCAACTACTATTCCTAAAAGACCGCCAGGTTTACACCTATACTCCAGCTCCCGCCGATATTGATGCCACCAGCGAGGAAATCCTTGCGGTTTGGGAGCAAATCGCTGCCCAGGCGCGCTCGGGTTACTTCCCCCCGCGCCGCTCTCCCCTATGCAATTGGTGTGACTACCGCGCCTACTGCCCGTTAATGGAGGGAATCGCCCCCGAGATTTCCAGCGAGGGCGTGGAACAGCTACTTACTGCCCAGGCAGATTTACCGGATTAG
- a CDS encoding HAD family hydrolase → MGAVLFDMDGTLIDSEPLWQRAEEEIAADFGQDWSYEDGQALTGNSLVKSASIMIERKNLPLTPDEVVEMMISKMRGFYIRLGVPWIAGARELLAELAAANIPTAIVSASYESLVNRVCVTAPKGSLEVMVTGSEPNMRQKPFGDPYRLAARRLEVPIENCLVVEDSAPGLAAGKDAGARLALVGEREIPDIPAPRFSSVAQMSLKDVKELLA, encoded by the coding sequence ATGGGGGCAGTTCTTTTTGATATGGACGGAACCCTGATTGATTCCGAGCCACTCTGGCAACGGGCAGAAGAGGAAATAGCCGCCGATTTTGGTCAGGATTGGAGCTACGAGGACGGGCAGGCTTTAACCGGAAACTCCCTAGTTAAGAGCGCCTCCATAATGATTGAGCGGAAAAATCTGCCGTTAACGCCCGATGAGGTCGTCGAGATGATGATTTCAAAGATGCGTGGCTTTTATATTCGTCTAGGAGTTCCCTGGATAGCGGGGGCGCGTGAACTATTGGCGGAACTGGCTGCAGCAAACATCCCCACTGCCATAGTTTCTGCCTCCTATGAAAGTTTGGTGAACCGGGTTTGTGTCACCGCCCCGAAAGGCTCATTAGAGGTGATGGTTACCGGTTCGGAGCCCAATATGCGGCAAAAACCTTTCGGCGATCCCTACCGTCTGGCGGCGCGTAGGTTAGAAGTTCCGATAGAAAATTGCCTGGTGGTAGAAGATTCAGCTCCGGGACTGGCAGCCGGTAAAGACGCGGGAGCGCGATTAGCCTTAGTAGGAGAAAGGGAAATTCCCGACATCCCGGCGCCGCGTTTTAGCTCGGTAGCCCAGATGAGCCTGAAGGACGTAAAAGAACTTTTGGCTTAA